Genomic segment of Coffea arabica cultivar ET-39 chromosome 1e, Coffea Arabica ET-39 HiFi, whole genome shotgun sequence:
TTCCGAGATGACCAGAGTTGGACTCCTTCCCTCCAACGGCTGCATTCTTGATGAATGCTGCTGCTTCCGAGGATTTCAATGGCGAATTTGGGATGCAATTTCCCCTCAATTTGTATTTCccaattttgttgtttcttatgGTTTTCTGGTTAAATGAGTCAAAGAGAGGACGGAGGTTGAAGGAGCTGGGTTTTCGTTTTTGATCGACAGACAAAGGACCTCACATTTCTCAAATGCAAggtctatttaaaaaaaaaaaatgctacttGGCTTTTTGTTAGctcgcatttgctgaatgcgaaCTAAGCTAGTTCGCATTCAGAAAATGCGAACCACCTAATTTTAGAAATTACCCCACAAATACCATCTCTtgtagaaaaacttttttttccatAATAATTTAAGAATTTACTCGGATAGTTGATTGGTATTATAAGATAAATCCATGACGAAGTAAGGGAAGTGGAGGTCATTCCATGTCATTAGTTAGGCAGCGTTGAAAGATCCCCTAATACTTCTTATATGACAAAGGAGAGTCACAAGGGATAAAGGTGATCAATCAAAATAGGAAGTTGACATTGGACTACAACTACTTTTGTTCCAATAaatacatatttttattttgcatatattttttaaactaaACATTAGTAGTTTGTCCAAATTATGTTTACAGCCGGAATACATACTTCGGCCCTGACCATGGAGCGTGCAATGTTCCTTCTGTTAAATCATCCTGAGGTATTGCAGAAAGCAAAGAGTGAAATCAACAACCATGTTACTGATTCAGGGCCTTTGTTGGATGACCTTGATCTCTCCAAATTGCCATATTTATGTTGCATAATAAATGAAACACTAAGACTTTTACCTCCAGCGCCAATTCTTGCACCTCATTGTTCATCTGAAGACTTGGGCCATTCCCAGACCCCAACTTATGGGAAGAGCCAAGCAAGTTCAAGCCAGAAAGGTTCGAGGGTTTGGATGTAGGATTTAAATTTCTTCCATTTGGTAAAGGGAGAAGGGCTTGTTCAGGAGCTGCTATGGCTATGAGATTGGTTGGGTTGGTAGTGGGAAATGTGAGAACCTTGGTTCAATGCTTTGAGTGGGGGAGTGTAGGATCTGAAACGGTAGGCTATAATGAAAAATCTGGCCTCACTTTTGGTAAGACCAAGCCTTTGGAGGCAATGTACAAGCCTTGCCCTCCCATGATCAATATAATTTCCCAGCTTTGAGTTAGTGTTGCAACTTGTTTCTTGGTGTATAccaaaatcaaatgaaaataGGCAACTTTTTCTAAGGTATATTTGAATTTAGATACATGCACTTGCTAAGGAAATATGCAAGAGACTATAATAATTGAAGAGTAATGTCGTGGAAAGAATTCTCAAACTATGCAATGATGTAGGATAAAACGAAATATTGGTAGTtgtttatactttttttttaattttgagtttCTCATCAtactacaaaaataaaaacctaTTTTTATTCTGACGTACCCATAAAATTCCTTAAGGCACAAGTTTGTTAGTAGATGCTTCGGCTACTCATAAAGAACCAAAAGTTTGGAAAGAACCAAACATGTTTAAACAAGAAAGATTTGAGGGAATCAATGAAGGGGATGTGATGAAGGGTTAGTTATACTTTgaatatttttaca
This window contains:
- the LOC140015969 gene encoding cytochrome P450 81Q32-like → MERAMFLLLNHPEVLQKAKSEINNHVTDSGPLLDDLDLSKLPYLCCIINETLRLLPPAPILAPHCSSEDLGHSQTPTYGKSQASSSQKGRRACSGAAMAMRLVGLVVGNVRTLVQCFEWGSVGSETVGYNEKSGLTFGKTKPLEAMYKPCPPMINIISQL